The following proteins come from a genomic window of Mammaliicoccus sp. Marseille-Q6498:
- a CDS encoding aminotransferase class V-fold PLP-dependent enzyme codes for MIYLDNASTTQPDDEVLNVFHDTQRKVFYNSESLHVGGLHTRQLIESSKQYIKGYFDTDSEVIFTRSGSHANEIAIRSYLQDKTEGTILVSPYEHPSIHAAIEPFRSKFEILDLPLDGTGEIDIEETEKRMTSEVIVIIAQHVNSESGYILPVNKLSQLASEKNIPIHVDGVQAVHKLEHFNIKRFTSYAFSGHKFHGTKGAGALLMNHEFVKPLNNYYFHEMYTQNGTIDSPSIIAMTTALSFDMDFQKLKSLKQYMSDQAIELGFTPIVYSEEAPHILALLSPKYEGQYLMQYLSNRNVCISTGTACGHGALLSKGLQVKIDTIEHKTYDQYIRLSLSKNTTKADIDTCFKHLKTIIRGDRCNE; via the coding sequence ATGATTTATTTGGATAATGCATCAACAACGCAACCTGACGACGAAGTTTTAAACGTATTTCATGATACACAGAGAAAAGTATTTTATAATAGCGAGAGTTTACATGTTGGTGGACTCCATACAAGACAATTAATAGAATCGAGTAAACAATATATTAAAGGGTATTTTGATACTGATTCAGAAGTTATTTTTACGAGAAGTGGGTCACATGCTAATGAAATTGCGATTAGAAGTTACTTGCAAGATAAAACAGAAGGAACGATACTCGTTTCACCATATGAACATCCATCCATTCACGCGGCAATAGAACCGTTCCGTTCAAAATTTGAAATTTTAGACTTACCTTTAGACGGTACGGGGGAAATTGATATAGAAGAAACTGAAAAACGGATGACGAGCGAAGTGATTGTTATCATTGCACAGCACGTTAACTCAGAAAGTGGATATATTTTGCCGGTAAATAAACTGAGTCAATTAGCAAGTGAGAAAAACATTCCAATACATGTTGATGGGGTTCAAGCTGTACATAAATTAGAACATTTCAATATTAAACGATTTACTTCGTATGCATTTTCAGGTCATAAATTTCACGGTACGAAAGGCGCGGGTGCATTACTAATGAATCATGAATTTGTAAAACCTTTAAACAATTATTACTTTCATGAAATGTATACGCAAAATGGTACAATAGATTCACCAAGTATCATCGCAATGACAACAGCATTATCTTTTGATATGGATTTTCAAAAATTAAAATCATTAAAACAATATATGAGTGATCAAGCAATAGAACTAGGTTTTACACCTATTGTTTACAGTGAAGAAGCACCACACATACTTGCATTATTATCACCAAAATATGAAGGACAATATTTAATGCAATATCTTTCAAATAGAAATGTTTGTATATCAACTGGTACAGCATGTGGTCATGGTGCATTGTTAAGTAAAGGTTTACAGGTTAAAATAGATACAATAGAACATAAAACTTATGATCAATACATACGTTTATCACTGAGTAAAAATACGACAAAAGCAGATATTGATACTTGTTTTAAACATTTAAAAACAATCATTAGAGGAGATCGATGTAATGAATAA
- the nadA gene encoding quinolinate synthase NadA: MFNPTIEHAQSIPDKYLQMSTHELEEKIRTIKSELGDSLFMPTHHYQKDEVAQFADIMGDSLELARICKENTKAKYFVFNGVHFMAETADILTNENQNIYLPDLSAGCSMADMANIDQALHGYKVLTDRLGDNILPLTYVNSTASIKKFVGENGGSCVTSGNADSVIQWALDQGKRILFLPDQHLGRNTAYKLGINLDEMAVWDPIQKNLEFDGNDDDIRIILWKGHCSVHEKFYPIHIEQARKKDPNVNVIVHPECQFEIVEMADYAGSTKYIIDMIKNAPKGSKWVIGTEMNLVNRLKATYTDVTIHSLNPLMCSCLTMNRIDLPHLAWCLDKIQEGNLENIIKVDKETAYYAKQSLERMLSIV; the protein is encoded by the coding sequence TTGTTTAATCCTACAATAGAACATGCTCAATCGATTCCTGATAAATATCTTCAAATGAGTACACACGAACTTGAAGAAAAAATTAGAACAATCAAATCTGAATTAGGCGATTCACTTTTTATGCCTACTCACCATTACCAAAAAGATGAAGTTGCCCAATTCGCTGACATAATGGGTGACTCTCTCGAACTCGCTAGAATCTGTAAAGAAAATACAAAAGCTAAGTACTTCGTATTTAACGGCGTTCATTTTATGGCGGAGACTGCAGATATATTAACTAACGAAAATCAAAACATTTATTTACCCGATTTATCAGCCGGTTGCTCTATGGCTGACATGGCCAATATCGACCAAGCACTTCATGGTTACAAAGTATTAACAGACAGACTTGGCGATAATATTTTACCTTTAACTTACGTCAATTCCACAGCATCTATTAAAAAATTCGTAGGAGAAAACGGTGGTTCATGCGTTACAAGTGGTAATGCCGATAGTGTTATTCAATGGGCATTAGACCAAGGGAAAAGAATTTTATTCCTTCCAGATCAACACCTAGGTCGAAACACAGCATATAAATTAGGTATTAATCTTGATGAAATGGCTGTTTGGGATCCGATTCAAAAAAACTTAGAATTCGACGGCAATGATGACGATATTCGTATTATTCTATGGAAAGGTCATTGTTCAGTACATGAAAAATTTTATCCAATCCATATCGAACAAGCTCGTAAAAAAGACCCTAACGTTAATGTTATTGTTCATCCAGAATGTCAATTTGAGATCGTTGAAATGGCAGATTACGCAGGATCAACAAAGTATATAATCGACATGATTAAAAACGCACCAAAAGGCTCTAAATGGGTTATCGGAACTGAAATGAATCTTGTAAATCGTTTAAAGGCCACATATACAGACGTTACAATCCATTCACTTAACCCACTCATGTGTTCATGCTTAACAATGAACAGAATCGATTTACCACATTTAGCATGGTGTCTAGATAAAATACAAGAAGGCAATCTTGAAAACATTATAAAAGTAGACAAAGAAACAGCCTACTACGCTAAACAATCATTAGAACGTATGTTAAGTATTGTATAA
- a CDS encoding transcription repressor NadR codes for MNNAFNRREQILHLLESSTEPISGSQLSKQFEVSRQIIVKDISILKSQGHMINSTSRGYVINKEFKGKTYKRVIVCQHDNERMEEELQIIIDNGAMIDDVAIDHPVYGNIKANLMIETQDDLDKFISAMKKFQGQMLAHLTDNVHLHTLSAHTEKILDNAVRDLKDHHFIVE; via the coding sequence ATGAATAACGCTTTTAATCGAAGAGAACAGATTCTACATTTACTTGAATCATCAACAGAACCTATTAGCGGAAGTCAACTTAGTAAACAATTTGAAGTTTCAAGACAAATCATCGTTAAAGACATATCTATTTTGAAGTCACAAGGTCATATGATTAATTCAACGAGCAGAGGTTACGTAATAAATAAGGAATTTAAAGGAAAAACATATAAACGTGTCATCGTATGCCAACATGACAATGAACGAATGGAAGAAGAATTACAAATCATTATAGATAACGGAGCAATGATAGATGACGTAGCAATCGACCATCCTGTATATGGCAATATAAAAGCAAACCTTATGATAGAAACACAAGATGACTTAGATAAATTTATAAGTGCTATGAAAAAATTCCAAGGACAAATGTTAGCGCATTTAACAGACAATGTGCATTTACATACTCTATCTGCCCACACAGAAAAAATATTAGATAATGCTGTCAGAGATTTAAAAGACCATCATTTTATTGTGGAATAA
- a CDS encoding citrate:proton symporter — translation MSLALLGFIMVIIFMILIMTKRMSALAALIIVPTVFGLLGGFYSNLGKYMVDGLLTVAPTGIMLVFAILYFGVMIDAGLFNPVIEMIMKVVKGDPVKITIGTVALASLVALDGDGTTTFIITVTAMLPLYKKMGMNLYILSTLALLSIGVMNMTPWGGPTARAISALQLTTEEVFTPIIPVMVAGILFAVFAAYILGIKERKRIGVQDHLSLTLDEMHNSNGTDEDEKALLRPKIVIINALLTIILLVALITNFLPIPVLFMIGFSIALLINYPKLEVQSDLIKRHAGNVLAVVSLVFASGIFTGVMNGTEMVDEMAKALVNVVPESMGNHFALITAVLSMPFTYFMANDPFYYGILPILAESAQQFGVSKAEMARASILGQPLHVLSPLYAAGYLLVGMLGIDYGTNQKVVMKWAIGSSLFMILVAGIIGVISF, via the coding sequence ATGAGTTTAGCACTTTTAGGGTTTATTATGGTTATTATATTTATGATTCTTATCATGACTAAGAGAATGTCAGCATTAGCGGCATTAATTATAGTACCGACTGTGTTTGGTTTACTCGGAGGATTTTATTCAAATCTAGGTAAGTACATGGTTGACGGGCTATTAACAGTTGCACCTACAGGTATCATGCTTGTATTTGCGATTTTATACTTTGGTGTCATGATTGATGCAGGTCTTTTTAATCCTGTTATCGAAATGATTATGAAAGTTGTAAAAGGGGATCCAGTTAAAATTACAATAGGAACGGTAGCATTAGCCTCATTAGTTGCTTTAGATGGTGACGGTACGACTACTTTCATTATTACAGTGACTGCTATGCTTCCTTTATATAAAAAGATGGGTATGAATTTATACATATTATCTACTTTAGCTTTACTATCGATCGGTGTAATGAATATGACACCATGGGGCGGACCGACAGCAAGAGCAATATCAGCATTACAATTAACAACTGAAGAAGTATTTACACCAATCATCCCAGTTATGGTTGCAGGTATTTTATTTGCAGTGTTTGCAGCATATATATTAGGTATAAAAGAAAGAAAACGTATTGGCGTGCAAGATCATCTTTCTTTAACTTTAGATGAAATGCACAATTCAAATGGAACTGACGAAGATGAAAAAGCATTACTAAGACCAAAAATCGTTATTATCAATGCTTTATTAACGATTATATTACTAGTAGCATTAATAACGAATTTCTTACCGATTCCAGTTTTATTCATGATAGGTTTTTCAATTGCGTTACTTATTAATTATCCGAAATTGGAAGTTCAATCAGATTTAATTAAGAGACACGCAGGAAACGTATTAGCCGTTGTAAGTTTAGTATTCGCTTCAGGTATATTTACAGGCGTAATGAACGGAACTGAAATGGTAGACGAGATGGCGAAAGCATTAGTGAATGTTGTTCCAGAATCTATGGGTAATCACTTTGCTTTAATTACAGCAGTATTGAGTATGCCATTTACTTACTTCATGGCTAACGACCCATTCTATTACGGCATATTACCAATACTTGCTGAATCTGCACAACAATTTGGCGTATCAAAAGCAGAGATGGCTAGAGCATCAATATTAGGACAACCACTACACGTATTAAGTCCATTATATGCAGCAGGTTATTTATTAGTAGGTATGCTCGGAATAGACTATGGTACAAACCAAAAAGTCGTAATGAAATGGGCAATTGGCTCATCATTATTTATGATATTAGTGGCAGGTATTATAGGGGTAATTTCGTTCTAA
- a CDS encoding FAD-dependent oxidoreductase: MKKVIVIGSGIAALSAIHALDVETEIICITKDKLKKHNSFLAQGGICFSKYEHDEGQSHIEDTFLAGNELGDRKVIQSIIQHSHDMIQQMMDDGMEFDKNPQNHALDFAMEGAHSKARILHAGGDQTGARITQYLLKNLPTNKITFYENSEVIDLLCDDSNQVFGVIALDDAHNQITIEAHDVILATGGYSNLFPTHSGASNSMSSGHMIGYHHHLPLQHMEMIQFHPTLLGTNSHTFGLVSEAVRGHGGILVNELNQPFMDDIHPLGSLAPRDITSRALFTQQQLGHQCFINIEEIDNFPNRFPTIYKNVIQHFPHFYKKHRIPVTPGAHYTMGGIKSNIDGSTDLQHFYVIGEASSTNFHGANRLASNSLLEALVMGNLCGKSINQSSVRPLQTVDYKPLCIPKIKTNDLNKLSQSTFHILGIERNGHCMSQYLKDIRNCIKNATYTEDWTKEDWQRYVRIKTLEIVCLSALSREESRGVHYRTDFPNSQSHLQNTDIEIKMEDKFNAKQVTSTRETETILP, translated from the coding sequence TTGAAAAAAGTTATCGTTATCGGTTCAGGCATTGCAGCTTTGTCTGCTATCCATGCATTAGACGTTGAAACAGAAATCATTTGTATAACAAAAGATAAATTAAAAAAGCATAATAGTTTTCTCGCTCAAGGTGGCATTTGTTTTTCTAAATATGAGCATGATGAAGGTCAATCACATATTGAAGATACATTTTTAGCAGGCAATGAGCTTGGTGATAGAAAAGTTATTCAATCTATCATTCAACATAGCCACGACATGATTCAACAAATGATGGATGACGGCATGGAATTTGATAAAAATCCTCAAAATCATGCGCTTGATTTTGCGATGGAGGGTGCACATTCTAAAGCACGAATATTACATGCTGGTGGAGATCAAACTGGTGCTCGCATAACACAATATTTATTGAAGAATTTACCTACAAATAAAATTACATTCTACGAAAATAGTGAAGTCATAGATTTGTTGTGTGACGATTCCAATCAGGTTTTTGGTGTTATCGCGCTTGATGATGCTCACAACCAAATCACTATAGAAGCGCATGATGTCATTTTAGCTACAGGTGGTTATAGTAATTTATTCCCAACACATTCCGGTGCATCCAATTCAATGAGTTCTGGTCACATGATTGGTTATCATCATCATTTACCTTTACAACATATGGAGATGATTCAATTTCACCCTACTTTATTAGGAACAAACAGTCATACATTTGGACTCGTATCTGAAGCAGTAAGAGGTCATGGCGGGATATTAGTTAATGAACTGAATCAACCATTTATGGACGACATCCACCCTTTAGGTAGCTTAGCGCCTAGAGATATTACAAGTAGAGCATTATTTACACAACAACAACTCGGACATCAATGCTTTATTAATATAGAAGAAATTGATAACTTTCCGAACCGTTTTCCAACAATATATAAAAATGTCATTCAACACTTTCCACACTTTTATAAGAAACATCGTATTCCAGTTACACCTGGCGCGCATTATACGATGGGTGGCATTAAATCGAACATAGACGGGTCTACTGACTTACAACATTTTTATGTCATTGGCGAAGCGAGTAGTACAAACTTTCATGGCGCTAATCGACTTGCGAGCAATTCATTGTTAGAAGCTTTAGTTATGGGGAATCTATGCGGGAAGTCTATTAATCAATCTTCAGTGCGACCGTTACAAACAGTTGATTATAAGCCACTCTGTATTCCAAAAATAAAGACAAATGACCTAAACAAACTTAGTCAATCAACTTTTCATATTTTAGGTATCGAACGAAATGGACACTGCATGTCGCAATACCTTAAAGATATACGAAATTGCATAAAAAATGCGACTTACACTGAAGACTGGACGAAAGAAGATTGGCAACGTTATGTAAGAATAAAGACTTTAGAAATCGTCTGTTTATCCGCTTTAAGTCGAGAGGAATCTAGAGGTGTTCATTACAGAACTGACTTTCCAAATAGCCAAAGTCACTTACAAAATACGGATATAGAGATCAAAATGGAGGATAAGTTTAATGCTAAACAAGTTACAAGTACAAGAGAAACTGAAACAATTTTACCTTGA
- the nadC gene encoding carboxylating nicotinate-nucleotide diphosphorylase gives MLNKLQVQEKLKQFYLEDNHYGDISSSVFGSETQGELTLLSKDDGIFCGSMIIQESFNLIDDKTEVTLHVQDGEPITKGQKLSTIKGAVVTLLSMERIALNLIQRMSGIATSTHHIVNKVQDTEVKIIDTRKTTPGLGMFEKHAVQVGGGFNHRRTLNDGLMLKDNHLSFSQSIQQVVSKAKTLVGPMDKIEIEIEDEQALQEAIKADVDIIMFDNCTPEWISEHINKVPDHIKTEASGNINSDNVASYAKTGVDYISIGSLFYAQRALDISAKVVI, from the coding sequence ATGCTAAACAAGTTACAAGTACAAGAGAAACTGAAACAATTTTACCTTGAAGATAACCATTATGGAGATATATCTTCAAGTGTATTTGGCTCAGAAACACAAGGTGAATTAACACTTTTGAGTAAAGACGATGGTATCTTTTGTGGCAGTATGATTATTCAAGAAAGCTTTAATTTAATAGATGATAAGACGGAAGTCACACTGCACGTTCAAGATGGCGAACCCATAACTAAAGGACAAAAGCTCTCAACGATTAAAGGAGCTGTTGTGACACTTCTTTCGATGGAGCGCATCGCTTTAAATTTAATACAGCGCATGTCAGGTATTGCGACATCTACGCATCATATTGTCAACAAAGTGCAAGATACAGAAGTGAAAATAATAGATACTCGAAAAACAACGCCTGGACTAGGTATGTTTGAAAAACACGCGGTTCAAGTCGGCGGTGGGTTTAATCATCGAAGAACTTTAAATGATGGACTCATGTTGAAAGACAATCATTTAAGCTTTAGTCAATCTATCCAACAAGTTGTTTCTAAAGCAAAAACACTTGTCGGTCCAATGGATAAAATTGAAATCGAAATTGAAGACGAACAAGCACTTCAAGAAGCAATAAAAGCAGACGTAGATATTATTATGTTCGACAATTGTACGCCAGAATGGATTTCAGAACATATAAACAAAGTTCCTGATCATATTAAAACTGAAGCATCAGGAAACATTAACTCTGACAATGTAGCATCATACGCCAAAACTGGTGTGGATTACATATCTATCGGTTCATTATTTTATGCTCAACGTGCATTAGATATCTCAGCAAAGGTGGTTATTTAA
- a CDS encoding immune inhibitor A — protein sequence MNKLFKKLSVASLSAAIAIPFLAPDASANEVSPNEDRLLETLEKEGVIESSNTPEQKEAKLKQYMDGKGEQYQQKYIPNKGQFDKHYNKGNNGKRLGQMNKNEKEMYKKKNNGKRIDKVEKEQYTGKVRKDKVLVLAMEFPDYPNSSITKDESDMYYDDYPISHFQDMVFGENGYKGPNGKNLMSMKQYYKNQSGGSYDVDGQVHGWYKAKHPAKYYGGNVPDAGGSDGKPKELIKEALEQAAKDPNINLNDYDQWDRDDIDGDGVYNEKDGIIDHLMIVHSGVGEEAGGGKLGTDAIWSHRWSLDFDQKGEPYTIPGTDSGLDQFGGKLAAIDYTVQPEDGAAGVFAHEYGHDLGLPDEYDTKYTGKGEPVSFWSIMSSGSWAGAIPGTEPTGFDPYMKEMLQQKHGGNWQTGTEIDSNQFKGNTSELIDEAATKGTNNDAIKVKLPDKSTLVQKPIQGKKAYWSGADDASQYSMETALDLSSSKKSKLNFKTWYDIEKGFDYGYVQVSTDDGKNWENVKGNITNNDDPSGSGQNQGNGIDGKSNQYVDGDFDLSKYDGKKVKLRFSYVTDMAQTNPGWFVDQIKVTSDGGKEILSDDAESDSKFDLQGFKQSDGNRYDENYYLLQWRNYTGPDLGLKNIKRGGGTVSYNTGLTVWYVDKSFSDNNVKDHPGQGFISIVDADQNALNWTKKGLKDDPATTQFQIRDAAFSLDHQPQLKLINEEGYKLHDNKIKKNPLFDDSNDYSNKGQPDAGVLLPKNGLKFEVSAKSKDNTVGKINISN from the coding sequence GTGAATAAATTATTTAAGAAATTATCAGTAGCGTCGTTAAGTGCAGCAATTGCGATTCCGTTTTTAGCGCCTGATGCTTCAGCGAATGAAGTGTCACCAAATGAAGATAGGTTGCTTGAAACTTTGGAAAAGGAAGGTGTAATTGAGTCGTCAAATACACCGGAACAAAAAGAGGCTAAATTAAAGCAGTATATGGATGGTAAAGGTGAACAGTATCAACAGAAATACATACCTAACAAAGGGCAGTTTGATAAGCATTATAACAAAGGGAACAACGGTAAGCGGTTAGGTCAAATGAATAAAAACGAAAAAGAAATGTATAAGAAAAAGAACAATGGTAAACGCATAGATAAGGTTGAAAAGGAACAATATACTGGAAAAGTTCGTAAAGATAAAGTATTAGTATTGGCTATGGAATTTCCAGATTATCCGAATAGCTCTATTACAAAAGATGAGTCGGATATGTACTATGATGATTATCCTATTTCACATTTTCAAGATATGGTGTTTGGTGAAAATGGTTATAAAGGTCCGAATGGTAAAAATTTAATGAGTATGAAGCAATATTACAAAAATCAATCTGGCGGTAGTTATGATGTAGACGGTCAAGTTCATGGTTGGTACAAAGCGAAACATCCAGCAAAATACTATGGAGGCAACGTACCAGATGCAGGTGGCAGTGATGGCAAGCCGAAAGAATTGATTAAAGAAGCTTTAGAACAAGCAGCAAAAGATCCTAATATTAATTTAAATGATTATGATCAATGGGATCGTGATGATATCGATGGTGACGGTGTTTATAATGAGAAAGATGGTATTATAGATCACTTGATGATTGTGCATTCTGGTGTAGGCGAAGAAGCTGGTGGCGGTAAGTTAGGTACAGACGCTATTTGGTCTCATAGATGGTCACTTGATTTTGATCAGAAAGGTGAACCTTATACAATTCCTGGCACAGATTCAGGTTTAGATCAGTTTGGCGGTAAATTAGCGGCGATTGATTATACTGTTCAACCAGAAGATGGAGCAGCAGGTGTGTTCGCGCATGAATATGGACATGATTTAGGCTTACCAGATGAATATGACACTAAATATACAGGTAAAGGTGAGCCAGTATCATTCTGGTCTATCATGTCCTCTGGTAGTTGGGCAGGTGCGATTCCTGGTACTGAACCTACAGGATTTGATCCGTATATGAAAGAAATGCTTCAACAAAAGCACGGTGGTAACTGGCAAACAGGAACTGAAATTGATTCAAACCAATTCAAAGGTAATACTTCTGAACTCATTGATGAAGCAGCAACAAAAGGAACAAATAATGATGCTATAAAAGTTAAATTACCAGACAAATCAACGCTTGTTCAAAAACCAATACAAGGTAAGAAAGCTTATTGGAGTGGCGCAGATGATGCTTCACAATATTCTATGGAAACGGCTTTAGATTTATCTTCATCTAAAAAAAGTAAATTAAACTTTAAAACTTGGTACGACATTGAAAAAGGCTTCGATTATGGATATGTACAAGTATCAACAGATGACGGTAAAAATTGGGAGAATGTAAAAGGAAATATTACGAATAATGATGACCCATCAGGAAGCGGTCAAAACCAAGGTAACGGTATAGATGGAAAATCTAATCAATATGTAGATGGTGACTTTGACCTTTCAAAATATGATGGTAAAAAAGTGAAACTACGCTTCTCATATGTAACGGATATGGCACAAACAAATCCAGGTTGGTTTGTAGACCAAATTAAAGTAACGTCAGACGGTGGAAAAGAAATCTTAAGTGACGATGCCGAAAGTGATTCTAAATTTGATTTACAAGGATTTAAACAAAGTGATGGAAACCGTTATGATGAAAATTATTATTTATTACAATGGAGAAATTATACTGGACCTGATTTAGGATTGAAGAATATTAAACGCGGTGGCGGAACAGTATCATATAACACAGGTTTAACAGTATGGTATGTAGATAAAAGTTTTTCTGACAACAATGTAAAAGACCACCCAGGACAAGGATTTATCAGTATAGTTGATGCAGATCAAAACGCATTAAACTGGACGAAAAAAGGACTTAAAGACGATCCAGCTACAACTCAATTCCAAATTAGAGATGCAGCATTTAGTTTAGATCATCAACCTCAATTAAAATTAATTAATGAAGAAGGTTACAAACTTCACGATAATAAAATTAAGAAAAATCCATTATTCGATGATAGCAATGACTACTCAAATAAAGGACAACCAGATGCCGGTGTATTATTGCCGAAAAACGGATTAAAATTTGAAGTTTCAGCGAAGAGTAAAGATAATACAGTAGGAAAAATAAATATTTCAAATTAA